From the genome of Pseudoliparis swirei isolate HS2019 ecotype Mariana Trench chromosome 10, NWPU_hadal_v1, whole genome shotgun sequence, one region includes:
- the LOC130200802 gene encoding calcitonin gene-related peptide 1, with translation MYHLRVPVLLLMLLVLLRCVAAAPSDRYFSPSSSSERESGLPDGGGWLAPGLISNSFLGLLGTRPQRGLRAMNSHHREKRKCNTATCVTQRLADFLVRSSNTIGTIYAPTNVGSGTYGKRDLLQPRRFLPL, from the exons ATGTATCACCTGAGGGTGCCTGTGCTTCTCCTCATGCTGCTCGTGTTGCTGCGCTGCGTCGCCGCAGCCCCGAGCGACAG GtacttcagtcccagctcatcCAGCGAGCGGGAAAGTGGCCTCCCAGATGGTGGCGGCTGGTTAGCTCCGGGGCTAATCTCCAACTCTTTCCTCGGCCTCCTTGGTACGCGACCGCAGAGGGGGCTCAGAGCGATGAACAG CCAccacagagagaaaagaaaatgcaaCACGGCCACCTGCGTCACCCAAAGGCTAGCGGACTTCCTGGTCCGCTCCAGTAACACCATCGGCACCATCTACGCACCCACCAACGTGGGATCGGGCACCTACGGCAAGAGGGACCTCCTGCAGCCTCGCAGATTCCTGCCTCTCTAG